Proteins from a genomic interval of Phyllopteryx taeniolatus isolate TA_2022b chromosome 3, UOR_Ptae_1.2, whole genome shotgun sequence:
- the LOC133474957 gene encoding uncharacterized protein LOC133474957 isoform X6, whose translation MDDYLRRVDCRLGVWSDKGIHAVLGGPEADMDTVAATLCLAVHLSQREPTLGVCVPLLCGRRGDAASLPGETLGYLHKIKVCESLLLWKDDLDLMKIHRAGKLSITLMRNGLLDGSERRALESSILRVVHHHDDDDDDDDCGPPSVAMMVARELLQEAPERVGAALRESLREALRLQKEALRPEEGRRHARLDELVRRLEWCGDSKGVLQAAEHLLSKELKEFSDGETTIALTSVSLGEERWLGYEDALKSFCSRHGYDGLTLLLAVEDAVCPPRLQVAVYSNNVALLNQISCQLEETSSWSLSSQPETLACLQVYHVQLNAFSSSGASLLLLQEEVRRLLKEFVDRRSSVLACHPSSRTSSTEGVAGSVEFSQGSSGINDMDGSDTERASRGGGDVGATERVVPLGEGDPGGVRASGELVSPDSGMNTIRSSRSSKESSVFLSDESPVGEIFGAGPGGLLLRNPYPLGLSSLSPPVAPERRRHRRSNKKRNDHLDQFHFDPLHPHHVLQNSAGKADDDRQTAGSSSLSEYEELYMVDFSDPSSLGGLESRQSSTDPDCENVEMIETVVPPTPVNSLAGGHLSCSCGARFFPEDVAERISGLQHKDSISSSLSETWEELGFDTPYSNNTWNRTRGSESPQILEEAKCKESDGVRPTREERSQREWNQEPELSLIIEQTESCEKWIPDSVLGGKWNPVTVADLQLTPPEEEVENKAGVFRVKETTRPLQKKKMMLNTLTPDTSQEDNDEPQGSKAGRQMQAMDFWTYSAQKGFLKSDSGTTTSYPESLDMWNTTIRNDSFSPLTTPDNLSEDSGTFVGAAHNMGGSASVESPQGFSYRGMEMWNTTIQEDSSSSASPEGNGNGKDHSHPGLVDGRDTPATKQQGREAERVEQDKEVRCTGQKQNVQIVIEGEEGRISDTGDPEPAGNLPVPHMVISISDYDNVGDCSWSISSSPDIHWSPVVDMIQLEEQSSPFVAVIKPVEDKTESDGSSSEKVFIFEGKSVLNSTEKTHSVELRSPFVLFDNSQTFSEDNQSTLVEACGYQIQTEDYLSQSPGSLTSLLSSKPESSGPASPSNNLPRRVAHDDSQSQEGSTRETLSPSSGVDGDTLKLSPGSRDELRSNSDGDTSSCLEMEYIIVPGTVKATDRDPKEAEGKSKGLRKPMETCNMLSYAVSLLKSQNQKTTEQSGQIQNDQSTSEDYNLTRADRETFQQSESRPTSGSESQLEEGYYEDKTTVSGRSMSPSLRHPSDHFLRTREEIYVHSQISMEDSGSDSGHSPVNSTEPHPDFQVWGAQLQRRDTPRSSCNSSAASHTSSLVSTPASESDVPRDKALGLPFSGDLMEEENDEEDQEEELTMVQSSQDLLSFTEELIESCPLPPNSGPLEEDLLDYYDGQNGRTDDCSVGHHVRDWWASRQSCSLNLGCQNMTSRLLLHRTSQSTTQQWTTTQGPPHSGYNYHHIDQRTENLEGYFVGERESYFKPCHSEHKHPDQQDHVQYVPEGYAHFLMSRRDHTAAGMTMTTMMMRRRTSSEEAEDTENREDPPSTADVSGGSSQRRKLAAPPMNVSLERKEGSLVSEHALDTDEDEAALDTGDDLDVDIEQLDTSEEECDQSVPPTGGQEVHEDNRLWRSVVIGEQEHRIDMKCIEAYKRVISHGGYYAEQNAIIVFAACFLPDSDCDSYNYVMENLFLYVISTLELMVAEDYMIVYLNGATPRRRMPGITWMKKCYQMIDRRLKKNLKMFIIVHPSWFIRTLLGITRPFISSKFSSKIKYVSSLQELGHIIPMEYVHIPPSIVKYDQQRAAHTCMHETGHRFKGRLRKV comes from the exons AGGCGTTGCGGCTCCAAAAAGAAGCCTTAAGACCCGAAGAAGGCCGTCGGCACGCACGACTGGATGAGCTGGTGAGACGTTTGGAGTGGTGTGGTGACAGCAAGGGGGTGCTACAAG CTGCGGAGCACCTGCTGTCCAAGGAGCTGAAGGAGTTCTCTGACGGAGAGACGACCATCGCGCTCACCTCGGTCTCTCTTGGTGAGGAG CGCTGGCTAGGTTACGAAGACGCCTTGAAATCCTTTTGCAGTCGGCATGGCTACGACGGGCTGACGCTTCTCTTGGCAGTAGAAGATGCAGTTTGTCCTCCTCGCCTGCAGGTGGCAGTATACTCCAACAACGTGGCGCTCCTCAACCAG ATCTCCTGTCAGCTCGAGGAGACCTCCAGCTGGTCTCTCTCCAGTCAACCGGAAACCTTGGCTTGTCTGCAGGTTTACCACGTCCAACTAAATGCCTTCTCATCTTCGGGTGCAtcgttgctgctgctgcaggaGGAGGTTCGAAGACTCCTCAAGGAGTTTGTCGACCGGCGGAGCTCTGTGTTAGCTTGTCACCCCAGCAGCAGGACATCCTCCACCGAGGGGGTGGCGGGCAGCGTGGAGTTCTCCCAGGGCTCGTCCGGTATCAATGACATGGATGGCTCAGACACAGAGAGAGCTAGCAGAGGTGGTGGCGATGTGGGAGCAACAGAGAG GGTGGTACCATTGGGGGAAGGTGATCCCGGAGGAGTCCGAGCAAGCGGGGAGCTGGTGAGCCCCGACAGCGGTATGAACACCATCCGCAGCAGCCGCTCCTCCAAGGAGAGCTCAGTGTTCCTCAGTGATGAAAGCCCGGTTGGCGAGATTTTTGGGGCAGGTCCTGGGGGCCTCCTGTTGAGGAACCCCTATCCCCTTGGGTTGTCATCCCTTTCACCTCCCGTGGCGCCTGAGAGGAGGCGGCATCGGCGTTCcaacaaaaagagaaatgacCACTTGGATCAGTTTCATTTCGATCCGCTCCATCCACATCACGTCCTCCAGAATTCTGCAGGAAAAGCAGACGACGATCGGCAAACGGCGGGAAGCTCCAGCCTTTCAGAGTATGAAGAACTCTACATGGTGGATTTCTCTGATCCCAGTTCTTTGGGCGGTCTGGAAAGTAGGCAGTCTTCTACTGATCCAGACTGTGAAAATGTGGAGATGATTGAGACAGTGGTTCCTCCCACCCCGGTCAACAGCTTGGCTGGCGGTCACCTGTCCTGCAGTTGCGGCGCCAGGTTTTTCCCAGAAGACGTGGCAGAGAGGATCAGTGGGCTGCAGCACAAGGACAGCATCTCGTCCTCCTTGTCTGAAACCTGGGAGGAGCTTGGGTTCGACACCCCTTACTCCAATAACACCTGGAATAGAACCAGAGGGTCAGAGAGCCCTCAAATTCTAGAGGAAGCAAAGTGCAAAGAGTCTGATGGTGTGAGACCGACTAGGGAAGAGAGATCACAGAGGGAGTGGAACCAGGAACCAGAACTTAGTCTGATCATCGAACAGACAGAATCCTGTGAAAAGTGGATCCCGGATTCCGTGCTTGGTGGTAAGTGGAACCCGGTTACCGTGGCTGATCTGCAGTTGACACCGCCAGAGGAGGAAGTAGAAAATAAAGCTGGTGTCTTTAGAGTCAAAGAAACAACACGTCCattgcagaagaagaaaatgatgcTCAACACTTTAACACCAGACACATCTCAGGAGGACAATGACGAACCACAGGGGAGTAAAGCAGGTAGACAGATGCAGGCGATGGATTTCTGGACCTACTCGGCACAGAAGGGCTTTCTGAAATCAGATAGCGGAACCACCACTTCTTACCCGGAATCACTTGACATGTGGAATACAACGATCCGGAATGACAGTTTTTCTCCTCTCACGACCCCCGACAATTTGTCCGAAGACTCTGGGACCTTCGTCGGGGCGGCTCACAACATGGGAGGCAGCGCTTCTGTGGAAAGTCCACAGGGATTCTCCTATAGGGGCATGGAAATGTGGAACACAACCATACAAGAAGACAGCTCTTCATCCGCAAGCCCAGAAGGAAACGGAAATGGAAAGGACCATAGTCACCCTGGTTTAGTGGATGGAAGGGATACTCCAGCAACCAAACAGCAGGGAAGAGAAGCAGAAAGAGTAGAACAGGACAAAGAGGTCAGATGTACTGGTCAAAAGCAGAATGTCCAAATAGTCATAGAAGGGGAAGAAGGCAGAATATCAGACACGGGAGACCCTGAGCCAGCAGGGAATCTTCCTGTTCCTCACATGGTCATCTCCATCTCAGACTATGACAATGTAGGAGACTGCAGTTGGAGCATTTCGTCCTCCCCTGACATCCACTGGAGTCCTGTTGTAGATATGATACAACTGGAAGAGCAGTCCAGCCCATTCGTTGCTGTAATCAAACCTGTAGAAGACAAGACAGAATCAGATGGAAGCTCTTCAGAAAAAGTCTTTATTTTTGAGGGAAAGAGTGTCTTAAATTCAACTGAGAAAACACACTCTGTTGAGCTTCGGTCGccatttgttctgtttgacaaCTCTCAGACATTTTCAGAGGATAATCAGTCAACTTTGGTAGAAGCTTGTGGATATCAAATCCAGACTGAAGATTATTTATCTCAAAGCCCAGGTAGTTTGACTAGTCTTTTGTCCAGTAAACCAGAAAGTTCTGGACCAGCATCACCATCCAACAATCTACCGCGAAGGGTAGCACACGATGATAGCCAAAGCCAAGAGGGTTCCACAAGAGAGACGCTCAGCCCCAGCTCTGGTGTTGACGGAGATACACTCAAATTAAGCCCAGGCAGTCGAGACGAACTCAGGTCCAATTCTGACGGGGATACGTCATCGTGCCTTGAAATGGAGTACATTATTGTTCCAGGAACAGTAAAGGCAACTGATCGTGATCCCAAAGAGGCCGAAGGGAAATCAAAAGGATTAAGGAAGCCCATGGAAACTTGTAACATGCTTTCCTATGCTGTTTCACTGCTGAAATCTCAGAATCAGAAAACCACAGAGCAAAGCGGTCAGATCCAAAATGATCAGTCAACCAGTGAGGATTACAATCTCACCAGAGCCGACAGAGAAACCTTTCAGCAGTCAGAGTCGAGGCCAACATCTGGAAGTGAAAGTCAATTAGAAGAAGGCTACTACGAAGATAAAACCACCGTCAGTGGCCGAAGCATGTCACCCTCATTGAGACACCCATCAGATCACTTCCTCAGAACCAGAGAGGAGATTTATGTCCACTCCCAAATCTCCATGGAGGACTCAGGTTCAGACAGTGGGCACTCACCGGTCAATTCGACTGAGCCTCATCCTGACTTTCAAGTCTGGGGGGCTCAGTTACAGAGACGGGACACACCGCGATCATCGTGCAACAGCTCTGCCGCCTCTCACACCAGCTCCTTGGTTAGCACCCCTGCGAGCGAATCAGACGTCCCCCGCGACAAGGCCCTAGGATTACCATTTTCCGGAGATTTGATGGAGGAGGAGAACGACGAGGAAGATCAGGAGGAAGAACTGACAATGGTCCAAAGTTCTCAGGATCTGTTGAGTTTCACAGAGGAGTTGATTGAAAGTTGTCCACTTCCACCAAACAGCGGCCCGTTAGAAGAGGATTTACTGGACTATTATGATGGTCAAAATGGAAGGACTGATGATTGCTCAGTTGGACACCACGTCAGAGATTGGTGGGCATCTCGCCAAAGCTGTTCTTTGAATTTAGG ATGCCAAAATATGACATCACGACTGTTACTCCATCGGACCAGTCAGAGCACTACACAACAATGGACAACGACTCAGGGTCCACCCCATAGTGGTTACAATTACCACCACATTGACCAAAGGACAGAAAACCTGGAAGGCT ACTTTGTAGGTGAGCGGGAGAGCTACTTCAAACCTTGTCATAGCGAACACAAGCACCCCGACCAGCAGGATCATGTCCAGTATGTGCCGGAGGGATACGCCCACTTCCTCATGTCCAG GCGAGACCACACGGCAGCGGGAATGACAATGACAActatgatgatgaggaggaggacctCCAGTGAGGAAGCTGAGGATACAGAGAACagggaag ACCCTCCCTCCACCGCAGACGTGTCGGGGGGCTCCAGTCAGAGGCGTAAGCTTGCGGCGCCGCCTATGAATGTGTCGCTGGAGCGGAAGGAAGGCTCCCTGGTCTCGGAGCACGCCCTGGACACGGACGAAGATGAGGCGGCTCTGGACACTGGAGACGACCTGGACGTCGACATCGAGCAGCTGGACACATCTGAGGAGGAGTGCGACCAATCCGTCCCTCCGACGGGGGGCCAGGAGGTGCACGAGGATAATCGGCTGTGGAGGAGCGTGGTGATTGGCGAGCAGGAGCATCGCATCGACATGAAGTGCATTGAGGCGTACAAGAGGGTCATCTCTCATGGAG GTTATTACGCCGAGCAGAACGCCATCATCGTGTTTGCAGCCTGCTTCCTGCCTGACAGCGACTGTGACAGTTACAACTATGTCATGGAAAACCTCTTCTT GTACGTTATAAGCACCTTGGAGTTAATGGTGGCAGAGGACTACATGATTGTCTACCTGAACGGTGCCACGCCTCGCCGCAGGATGCCCGGCATTACGTGGATGAAGAAGTGCTACCAGATGATTGACAGGAG GCTGAAGAAGAACCTGAAGATGTTCATCATCGTCCATCCCTCCTGGTTCATCAGAACACTACTGGGCATCACCAGACCTTTCATAAG TTCCAAGTTCAGCAGTAAAATCAAGTACGTGAGCAGCCTGCAGGAGTTGGGACACATAATCCCCATGGAGTACGTCCACATTCCCCCCAGCATCGTCAA GTATGACCAGCAGAGGGCGGCACACACTTGCATGCATGAG ACTGGACACAGATTTAAAGGACGCCTCAGGAAA GTCTGA
- the LOC133474957 gene encoding uncharacterized protein LOC133474957 isoform X7 codes for MSLCCLYDSFQREPTLGVCVPLLCGRRGDAASLPGETLGYLHKIKVCESLLLWKDDLDLMKIHRAGKLSITLMRNGLLDGSERRALESSILRVVHHHDDDDDDDDCGPPSVAMMVARELLQEAPERVGAALRESLREALRLQKEALRPEEGRRHARLDELVRRLEWCGDSKGVLQAAEHLLSKELKEFSDGETTIALTSVSLGEERWLGYEDALKSFCSRHGYDGLTLLLAVEDAVCPPRLQVAVYSNNVALLNQISCQLEETSSWSLSSQPETLACLQVYHVQLNAFSSSGASLLLLQEEVRRLLKEFVDRRSSVLACHPSSRTSSTEGVAGSVEFSQGSSGINDMDGSDTERASRGGGDVGATERVVPLGEGDPGGVRASGELVSPDSGMNTIRSSRSSKESSVFLSDESPVGEIFGAGPGGLLLRNPYPLGLSSLSPPVAPERRRHRRSNKKRNDHLDQFHFDPLHPHHVLQNSAGKADDDRQTAGSSSLSEYEELYMVDFSDPSSLGGLESRQSSTDPDCENVEMIETVVPPTPVNSLAGGHLSCSCGARFFPEDVAERISGLQHKDSISSSLSETWEELGFDTPYSNNTWNRTRGSESPQILEEAKCKESDGVRPTREERSQREWNQEPELSLIIEQTESCEKWIPDSVLGGKWNPVTVADLQLTPPEEEVENKAGVFRVKETTRPLQKKKMMLNTLTPDTSQEDNDEPQGSKAGRQMQAMDFWTYSAQKGFLKSDSGTTTSYPESLDMWNTTIRNDSFSPLTTPDNLSEDSGTFVGAAHNMGGSASVESPQGFSYRGMEMWNTTIQEDSSSSASPEGNGNGKDHSHPGLVDGRDTPATKQQGREAERVEQDKEVRCTGQKQNVQIVIEGEEGRISDTGDPEPAGNLPVPHMVISISDYDNVGDCSWSISSSPDIHWSPVVDMIQLEEQSSPFVAVIKPVEDKTESDGSSSEKVFIFEGKSVLNSTEKTHSVELRSPFVLFDNSQTFSEDNQSTLVEACGYQIQTEDYLSQSPGSLTSLLSSKPESSGPASPSNNLPRRVAHDDSQSQEGSTRETLSPSSGVDGDTLKLSPGSRDELRSNSDGDTSSCLEMEYIIVPGTVKATDRDPKEAEGKSKGLRKPMETCNMLSYAVSLLKSQNQKTTEQSGQIQNDQSTSEDYNLTRADRETFQQSESRPTSGSESQLEEGYYEDKTTVSGRSMSPSLRHPSDHFLRTREEIYVHSQISMEDSGSDSGHSPVNSTEPHPDFQVWGAQLQRRDTPRSSCNSSAASHTSSLVSTPASESDVPRDKALGLPFSGDLMEEENDEEDQEEELTMVQSSQDLLSFTEELIESCPLPPNSGPLEEDLLDYYDGQNGRTDDCSVGHHVRDWWASRQSCSLNLGCQNMTSRLLLHRTSQSTTQQWTTTQGPPHSGYNYHHIDQRTENLEGCESTRNISDVYAEFSTQVPPADFVGERESYFKPCHSEHKHPDQQDHVQYVPEGYAHFLMSRRDHTAAGMTMTTMMMRRRTSSEEAEDTENREDPPSTADVSGGSSQRRKLAAPPMNVSLERKEGSLVSEHALDTDEDEAALDTGDDLDVDIEQLDTSEEECDQSVPPTGGQEVHEDNRLWRSVVIGEQEHRIDMKCIEAYKRVISHGGYYAEQNAIIVFAACFLPDSDCDSYNYVMENLFLYVISTLELMVAEDYMIVYLNGATPRRRMPGITWMKKCYQMIDRRLKKNLKMFIIVHPSWFIRTLLGITRPFISSKFSSKIKYVSSLQELGHIIPMEYVHIPPSIVKYDQQRAAHTCMHETGHRFKGRLRKV; via the exons AGGCGTTGCGGCTCCAAAAAGAAGCCTTAAGACCCGAAGAAGGCCGTCGGCACGCACGACTGGATGAGCTGGTGAGACGTTTGGAGTGGTGTGGTGACAGCAAGGGGGTGCTACAAG CTGCGGAGCACCTGCTGTCCAAGGAGCTGAAGGAGTTCTCTGACGGAGAGACGACCATCGCGCTCACCTCGGTCTCTCTTGGTGAGGAG CGCTGGCTAGGTTACGAAGACGCCTTGAAATCCTTTTGCAGTCGGCATGGCTACGACGGGCTGACGCTTCTCTTGGCAGTAGAAGATGCAGTTTGTCCTCCTCGCCTGCAGGTGGCAGTATACTCCAACAACGTGGCGCTCCTCAACCAG ATCTCCTGTCAGCTCGAGGAGACCTCCAGCTGGTCTCTCTCCAGTCAACCGGAAACCTTGGCTTGTCTGCAGGTTTACCACGTCCAACTAAATGCCTTCTCATCTTCGGGTGCAtcgttgctgctgctgcaggaGGAGGTTCGAAGACTCCTCAAGGAGTTTGTCGACCGGCGGAGCTCTGTGTTAGCTTGTCACCCCAGCAGCAGGACATCCTCCACCGAGGGGGTGGCGGGCAGCGTGGAGTTCTCCCAGGGCTCGTCCGGTATCAATGACATGGATGGCTCAGACACAGAGAGAGCTAGCAGAGGTGGTGGCGATGTGGGAGCAACAGAGAG GGTGGTACCATTGGGGGAAGGTGATCCCGGAGGAGTCCGAGCAAGCGGGGAGCTGGTGAGCCCCGACAGCGGTATGAACACCATCCGCAGCAGCCGCTCCTCCAAGGAGAGCTCAGTGTTCCTCAGTGATGAAAGCCCGGTTGGCGAGATTTTTGGGGCAGGTCCTGGGGGCCTCCTGTTGAGGAACCCCTATCCCCTTGGGTTGTCATCCCTTTCACCTCCCGTGGCGCCTGAGAGGAGGCGGCATCGGCGTTCcaacaaaaagagaaatgacCACTTGGATCAGTTTCATTTCGATCCGCTCCATCCACATCACGTCCTCCAGAATTCTGCAGGAAAAGCAGACGACGATCGGCAAACGGCGGGAAGCTCCAGCCTTTCAGAGTATGAAGAACTCTACATGGTGGATTTCTCTGATCCCAGTTCTTTGGGCGGTCTGGAAAGTAGGCAGTCTTCTACTGATCCAGACTGTGAAAATGTGGAGATGATTGAGACAGTGGTTCCTCCCACCCCGGTCAACAGCTTGGCTGGCGGTCACCTGTCCTGCAGTTGCGGCGCCAGGTTTTTCCCAGAAGACGTGGCAGAGAGGATCAGTGGGCTGCAGCACAAGGACAGCATCTCGTCCTCCTTGTCTGAAACCTGGGAGGAGCTTGGGTTCGACACCCCTTACTCCAATAACACCTGGAATAGAACCAGAGGGTCAGAGAGCCCTCAAATTCTAGAGGAAGCAAAGTGCAAAGAGTCTGATGGTGTGAGACCGACTAGGGAAGAGAGATCACAGAGGGAGTGGAACCAGGAACCAGAACTTAGTCTGATCATCGAACAGACAGAATCCTGTGAAAAGTGGATCCCGGATTCCGTGCTTGGTGGTAAGTGGAACCCGGTTACCGTGGCTGATCTGCAGTTGACACCGCCAGAGGAGGAAGTAGAAAATAAAGCTGGTGTCTTTAGAGTCAAAGAAACAACACGTCCattgcagaagaagaaaatgatgcTCAACACTTTAACACCAGACACATCTCAGGAGGACAATGACGAACCACAGGGGAGTAAAGCAGGTAGACAGATGCAGGCGATGGATTTCTGGACCTACTCGGCACAGAAGGGCTTTCTGAAATCAGATAGCGGAACCACCACTTCTTACCCGGAATCACTTGACATGTGGAATACAACGATCCGGAATGACAGTTTTTCTCCTCTCACGACCCCCGACAATTTGTCCGAAGACTCTGGGACCTTCGTCGGGGCGGCTCACAACATGGGAGGCAGCGCTTCTGTGGAAAGTCCACAGGGATTCTCCTATAGGGGCATGGAAATGTGGAACACAACCATACAAGAAGACAGCTCTTCATCCGCAAGCCCAGAAGGAAACGGAAATGGAAAGGACCATAGTCACCCTGGTTTAGTGGATGGAAGGGATACTCCAGCAACCAAACAGCAGGGAAGAGAAGCAGAAAGAGTAGAACAGGACAAAGAGGTCAGATGTACTGGTCAAAAGCAGAATGTCCAAATAGTCATAGAAGGGGAAGAAGGCAGAATATCAGACACGGGAGACCCTGAGCCAGCAGGGAATCTTCCTGTTCCTCACATGGTCATCTCCATCTCAGACTATGACAATGTAGGAGACTGCAGTTGGAGCATTTCGTCCTCCCCTGACATCCACTGGAGTCCTGTTGTAGATATGATACAACTGGAAGAGCAGTCCAGCCCATTCGTTGCTGTAATCAAACCTGTAGAAGACAAGACAGAATCAGATGGAAGCTCTTCAGAAAAAGTCTTTATTTTTGAGGGAAAGAGTGTCTTAAATTCAACTGAGAAAACACACTCTGTTGAGCTTCGGTCGccatttgttctgtttgacaaCTCTCAGACATTTTCAGAGGATAATCAGTCAACTTTGGTAGAAGCTTGTGGATATCAAATCCAGACTGAAGATTATTTATCTCAAAGCCCAGGTAGTTTGACTAGTCTTTTGTCCAGTAAACCAGAAAGTTCTGGACCAGCATCACCATCCAACAATCTACCGCGAAGGGTAGCACACGATGATAGCCAAAGCCAAGAGGGTTCCACAAGAGAGACGCTCAGCCCCAGCTCTGGTGTTGACGGAGATACACTCAAATTAAGCCCAGGCAGTCGAGACGAACTCAGGTCCAATTCTGACGGGGATACGTCATCGTGCCTTGAAATGGAGTACATTATTGTTCCAGGAACAGTAAAGGCAACTGATCGTGATCCCAAAGAGGCCGAAGGGAAATCAAAAGGATTAAGGAAGCCCATGGAAACTTGTAACATGCTTTCCTATGCTGTTTCACTGCTGAAATCTCAGAATCAGAAAACCACAGAGCAAAGCGGTCAGATCCAAAATGATCAGTCAACCAGTGAGGATTACAATCTCACCAGAGCCGACAGAGAAACCTTTCAGCAGTCAGAGTCGAGGCCAACATCTGGAAGTGAAAGTCAATTAGAAGAAGGCTACTACGAAGATAAAACCACCGTCAGTGGCCGAAGCATGTCACCCTCATTGAGACACCCATCAGATCACTTCCTCAGAACCAGAGAGGAGATTTATGTCCACTCCCAAATCTCCATGGAGGACTCAGGTTCAGACAGTGGGCACTCACCGGTCAATTCGACTGAGCCTCATCCTGACTTTCAAGTCTGGGGGGCTCAGTTACAGAGACGGGACACACCGCGATCATCGTGCAACAGCTCTGCCGCCTCTCACACCAGCTCCTTGGTTAGCACCCCTGCGAGCGAATCAGACGTCCCCCGCGACAAGGCCCTAGGATTACCATTTTCCGGAGATTTGATGGAGGAGGAGAACGACGAGGAAGATCAGGAGGAAGAACTGACAATGGTCCAAAGTTCTCAGGATCTGTTGAGTTTCACAGAGGAGTTGATTGAAAGTTGTCCACTTCCACCAAACAGCGGCCCGTTAGAAGAGGATTTACTGGACTATTATGATGGTCAAAATGGAAGGACTGATGATTGCTCAGTTGGACACCACGTCAGAGATTGGTGGGCATCTCGCCAAAGCTGTTCTTTGAATTTAGG ATGCCAAAATATGACATCACGACTGTTACTCCATCGGACCAGTCAGAGCACTACACAACAATGGACAACGACTCAGGGTCCACCCCATAGTGGTTACAATTACCACCACATTGACCAAAGGACAGAAAACCTGGAAGGCTGTGAGTCTACAAGGAATATCTCAGACGTCTACGCCGAGTTTTCAACTCAAGTCCCACCTGCAGACTTTGTAGGTGAGCGGGAGAGCTACTTCAAACCTTGTCATAGCGAACACAAGCACCCCGACCAGCAGGATCATGTCCAGTATGTGCCGGAGGGATACGCCCACTTCCTCATGTCCAG GCGAGACCACACGGCAGCGGGAATGACAATGACAActatgatgatgaggaggaggacctCCAGTGAGGAAGCTGAGGATACAGAGAACagggaag ACCCTCCCTCCACCGCAGACGTGTCGGGGGGCTCCAGTCAGAGGCGTAAGCTTGCGGCGCCGCCTATGAATGTGTCGCTGGAGCGGAAGGAAGGCTCCCTGGTCTCGGAGCACGCCCTGGACACGGACGAAGATGAGGCGGCTCTGGACACTGGAGACGACCTGGACGTCGACATCGAGCAGCTGGACACATCTGAGGAGGAGTGCGACCAATCCGTCCCTCCGACGGGGGGCCAGGAGGTGCACGAGGATAATCGGCTGTGGAGGAGCGTGGTGATTGGCGAGCAGGAGCATCGCATCGACATGAAGTGCATTGAGGCGTACAAGAGGGTCATCTCTCATGGAG GTTATTACGCCGAGCAGAACGCCATCATCGTGTTTGCAGCCTGCTTCCTGCCTGACAGCGACTGTGACAGTTACAACTATGTCATGGAAAACCTCTTCTT GTACGTTATAAGCACCTTGGAGTTAATGGTGGCAGAGGACTACATGATTGTCTACCTGAACGGTGCCACGCCTCGCCGCAGGATGCCCGGCATTACGTGGATGAAGAAGTGCTACCAGATGATTGACAGGAG GCTGAAGAAGAACCTGAAGATGTTCATCATCGTCCATCCCTCCTGGTTCATCAGAACACTACTGGGCATCACCAGACCTTTCATAAG TTCCAAGTTCAGCAGTAAAATCAAGTACGTGAGCAGCCTGCAGGAGTTGGGACACATAATCCCCATGGAGTACGTCCACATTCCCCCCAGCATCGTCAA GTATGACCAGCAGAGGGCGGCACACACTTGCATGCATGAG ACTGGACACAGATTTAAAGGACGCCTCAGGAAA GTCTGA